One region of Carya illinoinensis cultivar Pawnee chromosome 8, C.illinoinensisPawnee_v1, whole genome shotgun sequence genomic DNA includes:
- the LOC122318943 gene encoding uncharacterized protein LOC122318943 isoform X2, whose protein sequence is MAVSFPRFSWRLWAGKEKEPVSNGSSLNSSFEWGFGTRETETVKFPSVKGTKIASSQRKVKRKWQSREERKIDREFDAELVPSDGVCLSGSESDDPDWSIGWFEPHGPDFESDDGLAVLVPSYRPGCKKVMEGSNNHLFSAIKNLSNEFSPEYISKER, encoded by the exons ATGGCAGTCTCTTTCCCCCGTTTTTCGTGGCGGTTGTGGGCTGGGAAAGAGAAAGAACCTGTCTCAAATGGGTCTTCCCTGAATTCTTCATTTGAGTGGGGTTTTGGTACGAGGGAGACTGAGACGGTGAAGTTTCCGTCTGTGAAGGGAACGAAGATAGCCTCGTCGCAAAGGAAGGTTAAGAGGAAATGGCAGAGTagggaagaaaggaaaattgaTAGGGAGTTCGATGCGGAGTTGGTGCCTTCCGATGGTGTCTGTCTGTCAGGGTCTGAATCCGACGACCCAGACTGGTCCATTGGATGGTTTGAGCCTCATGGACCTGATTTTGAGAGTGATGATGGTTTAGCAGTGCTGGTTCCTAGCTACAGACCTGGTTGCAAGAAGGTGATGGAGGGCTCAAATAACCATCTTTTCAGTGCCATCAAGAACCTCTCAAACGAGTTCTCTCCTG AGTACATATCCAAAGAGCGGTGA
- the LOC122274275 gene encoding uncharacterized protein At4g38062 yields the protein MEKVYEELDETKTELEKLRTDYKTKAELCENLKKAHNEQLIKSQEASKKIEKLYQELNLKAEEISEAKQMCEELTHSLNEKEAIVKHLAAANDKLRVDCDEKSRKWEKENRDLVLALDEVNQKIIIQEQNIRAYTEEIEGLKECQSVLQKKCLEAEIRAKASKELRERDDILLNLEEEKRKLEDQIKWKKEQFTHLEEAHEKLRNQFKANKKDWEQERSTLVEEICSLQTSLDCHTRISEDLKNRLQMCNQALNHEQSRRKSLEVQVSELQTQFENAFAGCQDATSLVGCLTAQRDEEISALKNSLGTKEIINKEMEYQARKLELENQELRISLRELQEAGIQESGASSSLEKLRNKLKHMEQMHRESSANLSAKEAGWRSQLEKMAGDLNDCQSELQNKDAAIQELMKELESVRSLAMQLKLQNEEISVMLLVLKRGISEAQLKLANEMAEMDVQDKEKVRNVSLLIKQLEMKNAALVAAQADIIEEREKAEYLSRRIESLDILDEERLLMQKELEMKNAALVGAQTDIIEEREKAESLSRRIESLDILDEEQLLMQKELQRCKEMFEESSRCQLHLEDQVLQTESSLKEKLVQVCYALERANADYVDQICENNEIEFELHIWRSIAERLKVDLEENHAVRKELEASLLSQVDVGETIKQEKIGLIQMLEERDRRIDDLQQRIVLLDQELNKRKTEAARSSGMKRAPSFESEKASLYQTMREKDEILEQLEKEVEWLEKESLRRELESAVLSQIVTERTLEHENEKLVFLIEDKNQRIDDLMQLMKSSEQKFNSSLISFSSQLAEKQEEINLVHDAWERITAAEILAALEVEEKKLMVVELEDDIRTIEQKLELHEKSVGYSQQQAQEIEAELETKQLEIKNLMVQMETKLRISDAIVNELKSEKRSLHEDVVKLLSDREHLLGFVASLGDGISEFSTADSQLMGVLSRLVQSFDNNNGSGRMVLMEDDELYQSVKENLNIHHSPVTKKYLAISDARSPFRERNNQL from the coding sequence atggaaaaggtTTATGAAGAGCTAGATGAAACTAAAACTGAGCTTGAGAAGCTCAGGACAGACTACAAAACCAAAGCAGAATTATGTGAGAACTTAAAGAAGGCACACAATGAACAGTTGATCAAAAGCCAGGAAGCAAGTAAGAAAATTGAGAAGCTATATCAAGAACTAAATTTGAAGGCAGAAGAAATCTCTGAGGCAAAGCAAATGTGTGAGGAACTTACACACAGTTTGAATGAAAAAGAGGCTATAGTTAAACATCTGGCTGCTGCAAATGATAAGCTTCGAGTAGATTGTGATGAGAAGTCCCGtaaatgggaaaaagaaaacagagattTGGTGTTGGCTTTAGATGAGGTCAATCAGAAGATTATTATTCAAGAGCAAAATATTCGTGCATATACAGAGGAGATTGAAGGCCTCAAGGAATGTCAATCAGTTTTACAGAAGAAGTGTTTGGAAGCAGAGATAAGAGCTAAAGCATCAAAAGAACTTAGAGAAAGAGACGATATTTTACTTAATTTAGAGGAGGAGAAGAGGAAGCTTGAAGATCAGATAAAGTGGAAAAAGGAGCAATTTACACATCTAGAAGAAGCACATGAAAAGCTGCGAAATCAATTCAAGGCCAATAAGAAAGACTGGGAGCAGGAGAGATCTACATTGGTTGAAGAGATTTGTTCGCTACAGACCAGCTTAGATTGTCATACCAGAATCTCAGAAGATCTGAAAAACAGGTTACAAATGTGTAACCAAGCCCTGAATCATGAACAAAGCCGGAGAAAGTCTTTGGAAGTTCAAGTTTCTGAGTTGCAGACACAGTTTGAGAATGCTTTTGCAGGATGCCAAGATGCGACATCACTAGTGGGGTGCTTGACTGCTCAGAGGGACGAAGAGATTTCAGCTCTAAAGAACTCATTGGGCACAAAGGAGATAATTAATAAGGAAATGGAATATCAAGCTAGGAAACTAGAGCTAGAAAATCAAGAGTTGCGCATATCCCTGAGAGAACTTCAAGAAGCTGGAATACAAGAATCAGGAGCTTCATCTTCTCTGGAAAAACTGCGAAACAAACTCAAACATATGGAGCAGATGCACAGAGAGTCTAGCGCAAATCTTAGTGCTAAAGAAGCTGGTTGGAGGTCTCAACTGGAAAAGATGGCAGGAGACCTGAATGACTGTCAATCTGAGTTACAGAATAAAGATGCTGCAATACAAGAACTTATGAAGGAGTTGGAAAGTGTTCGTTCTTTAGCTATGCAATTGAAGTTGCAAAACGAAGAGATTTCCGTGATGTTACTGGTGTTAAAACGAGGAATTTCTGAGGCTCAATTGAAGCTTGCAAATGAAATGGCTGAAATGGATGTGCAAGACaaagagaaagtgagaaatGTTTCTCTGTTGATTAAGCAGCTGGAGATGAAGAATGCTGCTTTGGTTGCAGCCCAAGCAGATATCATTGAAGAACGTGAGAAGGCAGAATATTTATCAAGGAGGATTGAGTCCTTGGATATCCTTGATGAGGAGCGGCTTTTAATGCAGAAAGAACTGGAGATGAAGAATGCTGCTTTGGTTGGAGCCCAGACAGATATCATAGAAGAACGGGAGAAGGCAGAATCTTTATCAAGGAGGATTGAATCCTTGGATATCCTTGATGAGGAGCAACTTTTAATGCAGAAAGAACTTCAGAGATGCAAGGAGATGTTTGAAGAATCGTCCAGGTGTCAACTTCACTTGGAAGATCAAGTTTTGCAGACAGAAAGCAGCTTAAAGGAGAAACTTGTACAAGTTTGTTATGCCTTAGAGAGAGCAAATGCAGACTATGTTGATCAAATCTGTGAAAAcaatgaaattgaatttgaattgCATATATGGAGATCAATTGCTGAACGTTTAAAAGttgatcttgaagaaaatcaTGCAGTGCGGAAAGAGCTAGAAGCTTCTCTTCTCTCACAAGTAGACGTGGGAGAAACGATCAAGCAAGAGAAAATTGGCCTTATCCAGATGTTGGAAGAGAGAGACAGAAGAATTGATGATCTCCAGCAACGGATTGTTTTACTGGACCAAGAGCTTAACAAAAGGAAAACAGAAGCTGCCCGTTCTTCAGGAATGAAGCGAGCACCTTCCTTCGAGTCAGAAAAAGCAAGCCTTTACCAGACTATGAGAGAAAAGGACGAGATTTTAGAGCAACTTGAGAAAGAGGTTGAATGGCTGGAGAAAGAATCATTGAGAAGAGAACTTGAAAGTGCCGTGCTTTCACAAATTGTCACAGAGAGAACATTAGAGCATGAGAATGAGAAGCTTGTCTTCCTTATAGAAGATAAAAACCAAAGAATAGATGATCTCATGCAGCTTATGAAGTCTTCGGAACAAAAGTTTAATAGCTCATTAATCTCTTTTTCATCACAGCTTGCTGAGAAGCAGGAAGAGATTAATCTGGTCCATGACGCTTGGGAGAGGATTACTGCAGCTGAGATCCTGGCCGCACTTGAagttgaagagaagaagttgatgGTAGTGGAACTCGAGGATGATATCCGTACTATAGAGCAGAAATTGGAATTACATGAAAAATCCGTGGGATATTCACAACAGCAGGCACAAGAAATTGAAGCAGAACTGGAAACTAAACAATTAGAAATAAAGAACTTGATGGTTCAAATGGAGACAAAGCTGAGAATTTCAGACGCCATAGTTAACGAGCTGAAGAGCGAGAAAAGAAGCTTACATGAAGATGTAGTGAAATTGTTGTCAGATAGGGAACACTTGTTGGGTTTCGTTGCAAGCTTGGGTGATGGGATCAGTGAGTTCTCCACTGCAGACTCGCAACTGATGGGTGTTTTGAGCAGGCTGGTGCAGTCTTTTGATAATAATAATGGTTCAGGCCGGATGGTTTTGATGGAGGATGATGAGCTCTATCAGTCTGTAAAAGAGAACTTGAATATCCATCATTCTCCTGTGACAAAGAAATATTTAGCCATTTCAGATGCAAGATCACCATTTAGAGAGCGCAACAACCAGCTGTAA
- the LOC122318943 gene encoding uncharacterized protein LOC122318943 isoform X1 encodes MAVSFPRFSWRLWAGKEKEPVSNGSSLNSSFEWGFGTRETETVKFPSVKGTKIASSQRKVKRKWQSREERKIDREFDAELVPSDGVCLSGSESDDPDWSIGWFEPHGPDFESDDGLAVLVPSYRPGCKKVMEGSNNHLFSAIKNLSNEFSPEGMTQLLSVFRNPRSRNG; translated from the exons ATGGCAGTCTCTTTCCCCCGTTTTTCGTGGCGGTTGTGGGCTGGGAAAGAGAAAGAACCTGTCTCAAATGGGTCTTCCCTGAATTCTTCATTTGAGTGGGGTTTTGGTACGAGGGAGACTGAGACGGTGAAGTTTCCGTCTGTGAAGGGAACGAAGATAGCCTCGTCGCAAAGGAAGGTTAAGAGGAAATGGCAGAGTagggaagaaaggaaaattgaTAGGGAGTTCGATGCGGAGTTGGTGCCTTCCGATGGTGTCTGTCTGTCAGGGTCTGAATCCGACGACCCAGACTGGTCCATTGGATGGTTTGAGCCTCATGGACCTGATTTTGAGAGTGATGATGGTTTAGCAGTGCTGGTTCCTAGCTACAGACCTGGTTGCAAGAAGGTGATGGAGGGCTCAAATAACCATCTTTTCAGTGCCATCAAGAACCTCTCAAACGAGTTCTCTCCTG AGGGCATGACACAGTTGCTTTCTGTTTTCCGAAATCCGAGATCTAGAAATGGCTGA
- the LOC122318943 gene encoding uncharacterized protein LOC122318943 isoform X3: protein MAVSFPRFSWRLWAGKEKEPVSNGSSLNSSFEWGFGTRETETVKFPSVKGTKIASSQRKVKRKWQSREERKIDREFDAELVPSDGVCLSGSESDDPDWSIGWFEPHGPDFESDDGLAVLVPSYRPGCKKVMEGSNNHLFSAIKNLSNEFSPAL, encoded by the exons ATGGCAGTCTCTTTCCCCCGTTTTTCGTGGCGGTTGTGGGCTGGGAAAGAGAAAGAACCTGTCTCAAATGGGTCTTCCCTGAATTCTTCATTTGAGTGGGGTTTTGGTACGAGGGAGACTGAGACGGTGAAGTTTCCGTCTGTGAAGGGAACGAAGATAGCCTCGTCGCAAAGGAAGGTTAAGAGGAAATGGCAGAGTagggaagaaaggaaaattgaTAGGGAGTTCGATGCGGAGTTGGTGCCTTCCGATGGTGTCTGTCTGTCAGGGTCTGAATCCGACGACCCAGACTGGTCCATTGGATGGTTTGAGCCTCATGGACCTGATTTTGAGAGTGATGATGGTTTAGCAGTGCTGGTTCCTAGCTACAGACCTGGTTGCAAGAAGGTGATGGAGGGCTCAAATAACCATCTTTTCAGTGCCATCAAGAACCTCTCAAACGAGTTCTCTCCTG CTCTATAG